A section of the Ornithinimicrobium sufpigmenti genome encodes:
- the lnt gene encoding apolipoprotein N-acyltransferase, whose translation MLLPLRLLLAAVGGVALLLAFPGYDIWPLAVVGCLCLALATAGARLWQGLLAGFVLGLAWYTPMFTWAGTYAGPWPWLAMSVASALYPAALGGLLALLQRGGAVRPVVGAAAWVLMEYARSVTPFGGFPWGRLAFSQGDSPLLGAVAWVSVLGLGFLVALVGGVLALALQRLLRGRAWSALGLAALATVLAFAPLLVPRPTDGPTMRVAAVQGELPPDYTRTLSADRGAMLERYLDQTQDLAAAVATGETAYPDLVIWPEGASDLDPVSARSGEETVAAVQEVVDAVDAPLLFGATSRTPDDAPRNMVYQVDPGEGLVAEYQKVYLAPFGEFMPLRPAMRHLSPWVDRIPDWDAGTEPGLLPVTLRDGREIAVGLAICFENVMDQAARDLALGGAEIIMVPTSNAWFGDGNQSVEHLGISRVRAVELGRSVVHISNVGVSALVTPDGQVHDQTELFTTDLVEGEVPLRTDVTAAVHVGPWVPLAAGILVLLGLLTARRGARR comes from the coding sequence GTGCTCCTGCCGCTCCGCCTCCTCCTCGCCGCAGTGGGTGGAGTGGCGCTGCTGCTGGCCTTCCCGGGTTACGACATCTGGCCGCTGGCCGTCGTCGGCTGCCTGTGCCTGGCGCTGGCGACTGCAGGGGCGAGGCTGTGGCAGGGGCTGCTGGCCGGCTTCGTGCTGGGGCTGGCCTGGTACACCCCGATGTTCACCTGGGCCGGCACCTACGCCGGCCCCTGGCCCTGGTTGGCGATGAGCGTGGCCTCGGCGCTCTACCCCGCGGCCCTGGGTGGGCTCCTGGCCCTGCTGCAGCGCGGGGGAGCGGTGCGCCCCGTCGTCGGGGCAGCGGCATGGGTGCTGATGGAGTATGCCCGCTCGGTCACCCCCTTCGGCGGCTTCCCCTGGGGGCGGCTCGCCTTCAGCCAGGGCGACTCCCCGCTGCTCGGCGCGGTCGCCTGGGTCTCGGTGCTCGGGCTGGGTTTCCTCGTGGCCCTCGTCGGCGGCGTACTGGCACTGGCCCTGCAACGGCTCCTGCGTGGGCGGGCGTGGAGCGCGCTGGGGCTCGCCGCGCTGGCCACCGTGCTGGCCTTCGCGCCGCTGCTGGTCCCGCGGCCCACGGACGGTCCGACGATGCGGGTCGCCGCCGTCCAGGGCGAGCTGCCGCCCGACTACACCCGCACGCTGAGCGCCGACCGCGGGGCGATGCTGGAGCGCTACCTGGACCAGACTCAGGACCTGGCCGCCGCGGTGGCGACCGGAGAGACCGCATACCCCGACCTGGTGATCTGGCCTGAAGGCGCGAGCGACCTCGACCCCGTCTCGGCCCGGAGCGGCGAGGAGACCGTCGCGGCGGTCCAGGAGGTCGTCGACGCCGTCGACGCGCCGCTGCTCTTCGGCGCCACGTCGCGCACCCCTGACGACGCGCCGCGGAACATGGTCTACCAGGTCGACCCGGGCGAGGGGCTCGTCGCGGAGTACCAGAAGGTCTACCTGGCGCCGTTCGGGGAGTTCATGCCGCTGCGGCCGGCGATGCGCCACCTTTCGCCCTGGGTGGACCGGATCCCCGACTGGGACGCGGGCACCGAGCCGGGGCTGCTCCCGGTCACCCTGCGTGACGGCCGGGAGATCGCCGTGGGCCTGGCCATCTGCTTCGAGAACGTCATGGACCAGGCGGCCCGGGACCTGGCCCTGGGGGGAGCCGAGATCATCATGGTCCCGACCAGCAACGCCTGGTTCGGCGACGGCAACCAGTCGGTGGAGCACCTCGGGATCTCCCGGGTCCGGGCCGTGGAGCTGGGACGGTCGGTCGTGCACATCAGCAATGTGGGAGTCTCGGCGCTCGTCACCCCCGACGGGCAGGTGCACGACCAGACGGAGCTGTTCACCACCGACCTGGTCGAGGGCGAGGTCCCGCTGCGCACCGACGTCACCGCCGCGGTGCACGTCGGCCCGTGGGTGCCGCTGGCGGCGGGGATCCTGGTCCTGCTCGGGCTCCTCACCGCTCGTCGGGGCGCCCGCCGGTGA
- a CDS encoding hotdog domain-containing protein — translation MTDRPTPAAHPARVGMGVTHARYVPYAHAHYAGNLVDGAYSLGLFGDVATELCIRTDGDEGLFASYSDVQFLAPVRAGDCLEVTATLVRVGSRSREMDFQVRVVARGNPERGGSAADVLDPPVLATTARGTVVVPPSR, via the coding sequence ATGACCGACCGGCCGACCCCTGCCGCCCACCCCGCGCGCGTCGGGATGGGCGTCACGCACGCCCGCTACGTGCCTTACGCGCACGCCCACTACGCCGGCAACCTCGTGGACGGCGCCTACAGCCTGGGCCTGTTCGGCGACGTCGCCACCGAGCTGTGCATCCGCACCGACGGCGACGAGGGGCTGTTCGCCTCCTACTCCGACGTGCAGTTCCTGGCCCCGGTGCGGGCCGGCGACTGCCTGGAGGTCACGGCGACACTCGTCCGGGTCGGCAGCCGGTCCCGGGAGATGGACTTCCAGGTGCGGGTCGTGGCCCGGGGTAACCCCGAGCGGGGCGGCTCGGCCGCGGACGTCCTGGACCCCCCGGTGCTGGCGACCACGGCCCGCGGCACGGTCGTGGTGCCACCCTCGAGGTGA
- a CDS encoding OAM dimerization domain-containing protein, with protein sequence MSQVSQGMQPTVTESAPQGATAPTAPSVVRPYGDMTGDGMVQVSFTLPVPHDKRAEGAALQLAGKMGLAPALLVHAKAIGPAHTFFVVYGSVTHLVELDKVQVVERDFPLLPAKDVNSAIKRTLRRPLVVVGACIGTDAHTVGIDAILNIKGFAGEKGLESYSEIRVVNLGAQVLVPELVERAIAEEADAVLVSQVVTQRDAHIHNTTQMSAAFREAYPAGQVPLLIAGGPRFEEGTASTLGVDRIFGKGTTPAEVASYLVHALCRPQSPTVKEKS encoded by the coding sequence ATGAGCCAGGTGAGCCAGGGTATGCAGCCAACCGTCACCGAGAGCGCTCCCCAGGGGGCTACCGCGCCGACCGCGCCGTCGGTGGTGCGCCCGTACGGCGACATGACCGGGGACGGGATGGTCCAGGTGTCCTTCACCCTGCCCGTCCCGCACGACAAGCGCGCCGAGGGCGCCGCCCTGCAGCTGGCGGGCAAGATGGGCCTGGCGCCGGCGCTGCTCGTGCACGCCAAGGCGATCGGGCCGGCGCACACCTTCTTCGTGGTCTACGGCTCGGTCACCCACCTGGTCGAGCTGGACAAGGTGCAGGTGGTGGAGCGGGACTTCCCCCTGCTGCCCGCCAAGGACGTCAACTCCGCGATCAAGCGGACGCTGCGGCGCCCCCTCGTGGTCGTCGGCGCCTGCATCGGCACCGACGCGCACACGGTCGGCATCGACGCCATCCTCAACATCAAGGGCTTCGCGGGGGAGAAGGGGCTGGAGTCCTACTCCGAGATCCGCGTGGTCAACCTCGGTGCCCAGGTCCTGGTGCCCGAACTGGTCGAGCGCGCCATCGCCGAGGAGGCTGACGCGGTCCTCGTCTCCCAGGTCGTGACCCAGCGCGACGCCCACATCCACAACACCACCCAGATGTCCGCGGCCTTCCGCGAGGCCTATCCGGCCGGGCAGGTCCCCCTGCTCATCGCCGGCGGCCCCCGGTTCGAGGAGGGGACGGCGAGCACGCTCGGCGTGGACCGGATCTTCGGCAAGGGCACCACGCCCGCAGAGGTCGCCTCCTACCTCGTGCACGCCCTGTGCCGACCCCAGTCCCCGACCGTCAAGGAGAAGTCATGA
- a CDS encoding lysine 5,6-aminomutase subunit alpha yields the protein MAARKNPVELGTSGTTATPRPVPPPRLELDASTVRKARKLAARLGRPVVDLASSHTTVSVERATLRLAGLAGADHERVPWVNHLVDAVRDQVGLGHGVTTPVWDALRRDEAPDLLTLAQKASAGAVRFRIPEKKGERTGARRAATAAVRPGLARIDRQRAARDRLIGRLGDPDHRPWIYLIVATGDIYEDMPQAQAAARAGADVIAVIRSTGQSLLDYVPEGATREGFAGTYATQENFRLMRGALDEVSKELGRYVRLTNYASGLCMPEIAALAGLERLDMMLNDSMYGILFRDINPIRTFVDQRFSRQVHARAGIIINTGEDNYLTTADAVEAAHTVTVSQLMNEYFAQEAGLPEELMGLGHAFEINPEVPESLRMELAHALLARQLFPDAPLKWMPPTKHMTGDIFMGYLLDGFFNLVGAMTGQSILLVGMMTEAVVTPWLSDRDLALQNVRYVQRAAGGLTEDFRPPPDGFIQTRARQVLGEAVDLLEKILDDPAGDTARGVPLLQAIADGTFGHMKRPADQGKGLDGVAAHAEDYHNPAVELLEEGR from the coding sequence ATGGCTGCCCGCAAGAACCCCGTGGAGCTGGGCACCAGCGGCACGACCGCGACCCCCCGGCCCGTGCCACCGCCCCGGCTGGAGCTGGACGCGTCGACGGTCCGCAAGGCCCGCAAGCTGGCGGCCCGGCTCGGTCGGCCGGTCGTGGACCTGGCCAGCAGCCACACCACCGTCTCGGTCGAGCGCGCCACCCTGCGCCTGGCCGGGCTGGCCGGTGCCGACCACGAGCGGGTGCCCTGGGTCAACCACCTCGTCGACGCCGTCCGGGACCAGGTCGGCCTGGGGCACGGTGTCACCACCCCGGTGTGGGACGCACTGCGCCGCGACGAGGCCCCCGACCTGCTCACCCTGGCCCAGAAGGCGTCGGCAGGGGCGGTGCGCTTCCGCATACCGGAGAAGAAGGGTGAGCGCACGGGCGCCCGCCGTGCGGCCACCGCCGCCGTCCGGCCCGGCCTGGCCAGGATCGACCGCCAGCGCGCGGCCCGCGACCGGCTCATCGGCCGGCTCGGCGACCCGGACCACCGGCCGTGGATCTACCTCATCGTCGCCACGGGCGACATCTACGAGGACATGCCGCAGGCGCAGGCCGCGGCCCGGGCCGGCGCGGACGTCATCGCGGTCATCCGCTCCACGGGCCAGTCGCTGCTGGACTACGTGCCCGAGGGCGCGACCCGGGAGGGGTTCGCCGGCACCTACGCCACCCAGGAGAACTTCCGCCTCATGCGCGGCGCCCTGGACGAGGTGAGCAAGGAGCTGGGCCGGTACGTGCGGCTCACCAACTACGCCTCCGGCCTGTGCATGCCGGAGATCGCGGCGCTGGCCGGCCTGGAGCGGCTGGACATGATGCTGAACGACTCGATGTACGGCATCCTCTTCCGCGACATCAACCCGATCCGCACCTTCGTCGACCAGCGCTTCTCCCGCCAGGTGCACGCCCGCGCCGGGATCATCATCAACACCGGCGAGGACAACTACCTCACGACCGCGGACGCGGTCGAGGCGGCGCACACGGTGACGGTGAGCCAGCTGATGAACGAGTACTTCGCCCAGGAGGCCGGCCTGCCCGAGGAGCTGATGGGCCTGGGTCACGCCTTCGAGATCAACCCCGAGGTGCCCGAGAGCCTCCGGATGGAGCTGGCGCACGCGCTGCTGGCCCGCCAGCTCTTCCCGGACGCGCCGCTGAAGTGGATGCCGCCGACCAAGCACATGACCGGCGACATCTTCATGGGCTACCTGCTCGACGGCTTCTTCAACCTGGTCGGCGCGATGACCGGTCAGTCGATCCTGCTGGTCGGGATGATGACCGAGGCTGTCGTCACGCCGTGGCTGTCCGACCGCGACCTGGCCCTGCAGAACGTGCGCTACGTCCAGCGCGCGGCCGGGGGCCTGACCGAGGACTTCCGGCCCCCGCCGGACGGGTTCATCCAGACCCGGGCGCGCCAGGTGCTCGGCGAGGCGGTCGACCTGCTGGAGAAGATCCTGGACGACCCGGCCGGGGACACCGCTCGAGGTGTGCCGCTGCTGCAGGCCATCGCCGACGGCACCTTCGGGCACATGAAGCGACCCGCGGACCAGGGCAAGGGCCTGGACGGGGTGGCCGCCCACGCCGAGGACTACCACAACCCCGCGGTCGAGCTGCTGGAGGAGGGCCGATGA
- a CDS encoding L-erythro-3,5-diaminohexanoate dehydrogenase, which translates to MTAVPGHSPFGLHRVLEPSGPDVTLPQAARRLDPSPVLAPDEVRVDVEVLNLDAASYRQLREKHTDADGTVDGAGIRAEVLSIVAGRGKMQNPVTGSGGMLIGTVAEVGPESTLGLQVGDHVATLVSLSLTPLALSDGLERWDGLSERVPAAGHAILFGRSIAAVLPDDLDDELALMVMDVCGAPALTRTVVQGYVARGHAPSVAVLGAAGKSGSLSLAAARDAGASRTIGVVPFEREAQLLRTSALADEVVIADARSPLDLERAVREAGGPVDVTVVCVDVPGCEQPALLVTAQGGTVIYFSMATNFAAAALGAEGLAADVTMLIGNGYTPGHADYALTLVRADPQVRALFQTRLAEHPLPVEA; encoded by the coding sequence ATGACGGCCGTACCCGGCCATTCACCCTTCGGGCTCCACCGTGTGCTGGAGCCTTCGGGGCCCGACGTCACCCTGCCCCAGGCGGCGCGGCGGCTCGACCCCTCACCCGTCCTGGCCCCGGACGAGGTGCGCGTCGACGTCGAGGTCCTCAACCTCGACGCCGCCTCCTACCGCCAGCTGCGGGAGAAGCACACCGACGCCGACGGCACCGTGGACGGCGCGGGGATCCGCGCCGAGGTGCTCTCGATCGTGGCCGGACGCGGCAAGATGCAGAACCCCGTGACCGGCTCCGGCGGCATGCTCATCGGCACCGTCGCGGAGGTCGGCCCGGAGAGCACGCTGGGTCTGCAGGTGGGGGACCACGTGGCCACGCTCGTCTCCCTCTCCCTGACCCCGCTCGCGCTTTCCGACGGCCTGGAGCGCTGGGACGGCCTCTCCGAGCGTGTCCCGGCCGCCGGCCACGCCATTCTCTTCGGCCGCTCCATCGCCGCGGTGCTGCCCGACGACCTCGACGACGAGCTGGCGCTGATGGTGATGGACGTCTGCGGCGCCCCGGCCCTCACCCGCACCGTCGTGCAGGGGTATGTGGCGCGCGGCCACGCCCCCTCCGTCGCCGTGCTGGGTGCGGCGGGGAAGTCCGGCTCCCTGTCGCTGGCCGCCGCCCGCGACGCCGGCGCCTCCCGCACGATCGGGGTCGTGCCGTTCGAGCGCGAGGCGCAGCTGCTGCGCACCTCAGCCCTGGCGGACGAGGTCGTCATCGCCGACGCACGCTCCCCGCTGGACCTGGAGCGCGCGGTGCGCGAAGCCGGGGGACCGGTCGACGTCACCGTGGTCTGTGTGGACGTCCCGGGCTGCGAGCAGCCGGCCCTGCTGGTCACCGCCCAGGGCGGCACGGTCATCTACTTCTCCATGGCCACCAACTTCGCCGCGGCGGCGCTCGGCGCCGAGGGGCTGGCCGCCGACGTGACCATGCTCATCGGCAACGGCTACACGCCGGGCCACGCCGACTACGCCCTCACCCTGGTGCGGGCCGACCCGCAGGTCCGGGCCCTGTTCCAGACCCGGCTCGCCGAGCACCCCCTACCCGTGGAGGCCTGA
- a CDS encoding KamA family radical SAM protein, whose amino-acid sequence MRQTTEQPYVYARRELIEPDWTRFPGWADVTAGQWADVQWQRVNCVKNLKQLRALMGELLTEEFYADLEKDQQLRATMSMLVPPQMMNTMVSEVTWADGRMPRAGAEFTAAFYADPVRRYMLPVFSDRFTEWASHPYATRDSLHEHDMWVAEGLTHRYPTKVLAEMLPTCPQYCGHCTRMDLVGNSTPQFTKLKLAGKPVDRHTAILNYLQQNTGVRDVVVSGGDVANMPWKNLEGWLDKLLDIDNIRDIRLATKALMGMPQHWLAPETVEGVARVAAKARARGVGLAIHTHVNSAQSVTPLVAQASRAMLDAGIRDVRNQGVLMRGVNDTSTQLLDLCFALADDAMITPYYFYMCDMIPFSEHWRVSLSHAQHLQHSILGYLPGFATPRIVCDVPFVGKRWVHQVDTYDTERGISYWRKNYRTSIESEDVDVSSAEYVYYDPIDTLPASGQEWWRQHAAELDGQDAAAQEERAVAAAAASRQASVDQLA is encoded by the coding sequence ATGCGTCAGACTACCGAGCAGCCCTACGTGTACGCGCGCCGCGAGCTCATCGAGCCCGACTGGACCCGGTTCCCCGGCTGGGCCGACGTCACCGCCGGGCAGTGGGCGGACGTGCAGTGGCAGCGGGTCAACTGCGTCAAGAACCTCAAGCAGCTGCGCGCCCTCATGGGCGAGCTGCTCACCGAGGAGTTCTACGCCGACCTGGAGAAGGACCAGCAGCTACGGGCCACCATGTCGATGCTGGTGCCGCCGCAGATGATGAACACGATGGTCTCGGAGGTGACCTGGGCCGACGGGCGGATGCCCCGTGCGGGCGCGGAGTTCACCGCCGCGTTCTACGCCGACCCGGTGCGCCGCTACATGCTGCCGGTCTTCTCCGACCGGTTCACCGAGTGGGCCTCCCACCCCTACGCCACCCGCGACTCCCTGCACGAGCACGACATGTGGGTCGCGGAGGGTCTGACGCACCGCTACCCCACCAAGGTGCTGGCCGAGATGCTGCCGACCTGCCCGCAGTACTGCGGGCACTGCACCCGGATGGACCTGGTCGGCAACTCCACGCCCCAGTTCACCAAGCTCAAGCTGGCCGGGAAGCCGGTCGACCGGCATACCGCGATCCTGAACTACCTGCAGCAGAACACGGGCGTGCGTGACGTGGTCGTCTCCGGGGGCGACGTGGCCAACATGCCGTGGAAGAACCTGGAGGGCTGGCTGGACAAGCTGCTCGACATCGACAACATCCGCGACATCCGGCTGGCCACCAAGGCGCTGATGGGGATGCCGCAGCACTGGCTGGCCCCCGAGACCGTGGAGGGCGTGGCCCGGGTCGCGGCCAAGGCCCGCGCGCGCGGCGTCGGCCTGGCGATCCACACCCACGTCAACTCCGCCCAGTCGGTGACGCCGCTGGTCGCCCAGGCCAGCCGCGCGATGCTGGACGCGGGCATCCGCGACGTGCGCAACCAGGGTGTGCTCATGCGCGGGGTCAACGACACCTCCACGCAGCTGCTCGACCTGTGCTTCGCGCTGGCCGACGACGCGATGATCACGCCCTACTACTTCTACATGTGCGACATGATCCCGTTCAGCGAGCACTGGCGGGTCTCGCTGTCGCACGCCCAGCACCTGCAGCACTCGATCCTGGGCTACCTGCCCGGCTTCGCCACCCCGCGGATCGTCTGCGACGTGCCGTTCGTCGGCAAGCGCTGGGTGCACCAGGTCGACACCTACGATACCGAGCGCGGCATCTCCTACTGGCGCAAGAACTACCGCACCTCGATCGAGTCCGAGGACGTCGACGTCAGCAGCGCCGAGTACGTCTACTACGACCCGATCGACACCCTGCCCGCCAGCGGCCAGGAGTGGTGGCGCCAGCACGCCGCGGAGCTCGACGGCCAGGACGCCGCCGCACAGGAGGAGAGGGCGGTCGCTGCGGCCGCCGCCTCGCGGCAGGCGTCGGTGGACCAGCTGGCCTGA
- the ybaK gene encoding Cys-tRNA(Pro) deacylase has product MARKSRSGGGTPATVALDRAGIAYQARPYQHDPAAPSYGLEAAEALGVEPARVFKTLLVDTDRGLAVGIVPVDTTLDLKAVAAAVGAKKATMADPKTAERTTGYVVGGISPVGQKKALPTVLDDSALSHDTVLVSGGKRGLDLELSPQDLLAVTRGRTGPVARRG; this is encoded by the coding sequence GTGGCGAGGAAGAGTCGGAGCGGAGGCGGGACGCCGGCGACCGTGGCCCTGGACAGGGCAGGGATCGCCTACCAGGCGCGTCCCTACCAGCACGACCCGGCCGCCCCGTCCTACGGGCTGGAGGCCGCGGAGGCACTGGGGGTGGAGCCGGCGCGCGTGTTCAAGACGCTGCTGGTCGACACCGACCGTGGCCTCGCGGTGGGGATCGTGCCGGTGGACACCACCCTGGACCTCAAGGCGGTCGCGGCTGCCGTGGGCGCCAAGAAGGCGACCATGGCGGACCCGAAGACCGCCGAGCGCACCACCGGCTACGTGGTGGGCGGGATCAGCCCGGTCGGGCAGAAGAAGGCGCTGCCCACCGTGCTCGACGACTCCGCCCTGAGCCATGACACGGTGCTGGTCAGCGGCGGCAAACGCGGCCTGGACCTCGAGCTCTCGCCGCAGGACCTGCTCGCGGTCACCCGCGGCCGGACAGGACCGGTCGCCCGGCGCGGGTGA
- a CDS encoding S66 family peptidase yields the protein MQLRSPAPLRPGDVVGVTSPSSGVDDRLRPRLEVAVDAVRRRGFEVEVGDCMEGSSHVSAPAEERAAELERMLLDPRIRAVVPPWGGETAIDLVGRLGWDRLAQAEPTWMVGFSDLATLITPLTLLTGWASIHGSNLMDTPYRVPDGLVGWLDIVSLEPGTTLTQTSPRAWRKGLVDYVAHPGVDRYELDQAGSWRRLDGGPDSLGGTAAAARGGGVVGPSDSVEVSGRLIGGCLETLAPLSGTPYLDTGRLAALGDPLIVYVEVAEADAFQACRLLHGMRLAGFFEHAAAVLVGRTAAPDSPTLTQDEAVLDALGELGVPILADVECGHVAPHLPLVNGALATVRHTPEVSSVTQTLA from the coding sequence ATGCAGCTGCGCTCCCCCGCTCCCCTGCGTCCCGGCGACGTCGTCGGGGTGACCAGCCCGTCCAGCGGTGTTGACGATCGCCTCCGGCCGCGGCTCGAGGTCGCGGTGGACGCCGTGCGCCGGCGGGGCTTCGAGGTCGAGGTCGGCGACTGCATGGAGGGCTCCTCGCACGTCAGCGCGCCGGCCGAGGAACGGGCCGCGGAGCTGGAGCGGATGCTGCTGGACCCGCGCATCCGGGCGGTCGTGCCGCCCTGGGGCGGGGAGACCGCGATCGACCTGGTGGGGCGCCTGGGCTGGGACCGCCTGGCCCAGGCCGAGCCGACCTGGATGGTGGGCTTCTCCGACCTGGCCACGCTCATCACGCCGCTGACCCTGCTCACCGGGTGGGCCAGCATCCACGGCAGCAACCTCATGGACACGCCGTACCGGGTCCCCGACGGACTCGTGGGCTGGCTGGACATCGTCAGCCTCGAGCCGGGCACCACCTTGACCCAGACCTCGCCCAGGGCATGGCGGAAGGGCCTCGTGGACTACGTCGCGCACCCCGGGGTGGACCGCTACGAGCTGGACCAGGCGGGGTCGTGGCGTCGGCTCGACGGGGGTCCGGACAGTCTGGGTGGCACGGCCGCCGCCGCGAGAGGCGGTGGGGTCGTCGGTCCGAGCGACAGCGTGGAGGTGAGTGGCCGGTTGATCGGCGGATGTCTGGAGACCCTGGCACCTTTGAGCGGCACGCCGTACCTGGACACCGGCCGGCTCGCCGCGCTCGGGGATCCGCTCATCGTCTACGTCGAGGTCGCCGAGGCCGACGCCTTCCAGGCCTGCCGTCTCCTGCACGGGATGCGGCTCGCCGGGTTCTTCGAGCACGCCGCCGCGGTGCTGGTGGGGCGGACCGCCGCCCCCGACTCACCGACGCTCACCCAGGACGAGGCGGTGCTCGACGCGCTCGGCGAGCTGGGCGTGCCGATCCTGGCCGACGTCGAGTGCGGGCACGTCGCCCCGCACCTGCCGTTGGTCAACGGCGCGCTGGCGACCGTGCGGCATACCCCTGAGGTGTCGAGCGTCACGCAGACCTTGGCGTGA
- a CDS encoding Lrp/AsnC family transcriptional regulator, with translation MSVLEPLDRHIVQVLAEEGRISFADLGRRVGLSTSAVHQRVKRLEERGIITGYRAVVDYTKVGLPLTALMSVTPFDPAAEDDVPERLNDIEEIVACWSVAGDENYVLLIRVGRPQDLEELFARIRQQASVATNTTIVLSTPWEDRLGRLPTEDYVI, from the coding sequence ATGTCCGTCCTCGAGCCGCTCGACCGTCACATCGTCCAGGTGCTGGCCGAGGAGGGGCGAATCAGCTTCGCCGACCTGGGCCGCCGCGTCGGGCTGTCCACCTCGGCCGTGCACCAGCGGGTCAAGCGTCTGGAGGAGCGGGGGATCATCACCGGCTACCGTGCGGTCGTCGACTACACCAAGGTCGGCCTGCCGCTGACGGCGCTGATGTCCGTCACCCCCTTCGACCCGGCGGCCGAGGACGACGTGCCCGAGCGCCTCAACGACATCGAGGAGATCGTCGCCTGCTGGTCGGTCGCGGGGGACGAGAACTACGTCCTGCTCATCCGCGTGGGCCGTCCCCAGGACCTCGAGGAGCTCTTCGCCCGCATCCGGCAGCAGGCCTCGGTCGCCACGAACACCACGATCGTGCTGTCCACGCCCTGGGAGGACCGCCTGGGCCGGCTGCCCACGGAGGACTACGTCATCTGA
- a CDS encoding 5'-3' exonuclease: MSQTSAPRLLLLDTASLYFRAFFGVKDQRPAPDGTPTNAIRGLLDMIATLTTRFSPTHLACCWDDDWRPQFRVDAIPSYKAHRLVEGSQDKEEAPPELEVQVPILRQVLESVGLPVLGSPGYEADDVIGTLTATHHGQLPIGVVTGDRDLFQLVDDAADVSVIYTAKAGVRDAEVITEADLQSRYGVPTGVAYAEMAMLRGDTSDGLPGVKGIGEKTAAQLLADYGSLAALRAAVDAGDPRLKGARRANLEAGAAYLDVAPRVVLVAPDAPLPDVPLTLPREVADPETLHRLIEAYDIGNPVSRLLTALGIRP, from the coding sequence ATGAGCCAGACCTCCGCGCCGCGCCTGCTCCTGCTGGACACGGCCAGCCTCTACTTCCGGGCCTTCTTCGGCGTCAAGGATCAGCGCCCCGCGCCGGACGGGACGCCCACCAACGCCATCCGCGGCCTGCTGGACATGATCGCCACGCTCACCACCCGGTTCTCCCCCACCCACCTGGCCTGCTGCTGGGACGACGACTGGCGACCCCAGTTCAGGGTCGACGCGATCCCGTCCTACAAGGCGCACCGTCTGGTCGAGGGGTCGCAGGACAAGGAGGAGGCTCCACCTGAGCTCGAGGTGCAGGTGCCGATCCTGCGCCAGGTCCTGGAGTCGGTGGGTCTGCCGGTCCTGGGCTCCCCCGGGTACGAGGCCGACGACGTCATCGGCACCCTCACCGCGACCCATCATGGTCAGCTGCCGATCGGGGTGGTGACCGGTGACCGGGACCTCTTCCAGCTGGTCGACGACGCCGCGGACGTCAGCGTCATCTACACCGCCAAGGCCGGCGTCCGCGACGCGGAGGTCATCACCGAGGCCGACCTGCAGTCCCGGTACGGCGTCCCGACCGGGGTGGCGTATGCCGAGATGGCCATGCTGCGGGGTGACACCAGCGACGGGCTGCCCGGCGTCAAGGGCATCGGGGAGAAGACGGCCGCGCAGCTGCTCGCCGACTACGGGAGCCTCGCGGCGCTGCGTGCCGCGGTCGACGCCGGCGACCCCCGGCTCAAGGGTGCCCGGCGCGCCAACCTGGAGGCCGGCGCGGCATACCTCGACGTAGCGCCGCGCGTGGTGCTGGTCGCGCCCGACGCGCCGCTGCCCGACGTGCCGCTCACCCTGCCGCGCGAGGTCGCCGACCCGGAGACCCTGCACCGGCTCATCGAGGCCTACGACATCGGCAACCCCGTCTCCCGCCTGCTCACCGCGCTGGGCATCCGCCCCTGA
- a CDS encoding PH domain-containing protein, whose amino-acid sequence MALKDRNLADGEQVILNLRTHVKAILRPVLVALLLVVVLVALWWFLRGEDYYPLVMWVAGAVALGLAVWLVALPILEWNAERYVITNRRVAHRTSILNRKGRDIPLHRVNDISMEKSLLDRMFGCGTLVISDATQQQGMVLHDIPQVESVQVRLHNLLYDADDGSDDGEHPPNEPPRSRGRR is encoded by the coding sequence ATGGCACTGAAGGACCGCAACCTCGCCGACGGCGAGCAGGTCATCCTCAATCTGCGTACGCACGTGAAGGCCATCCTGCGGCCCGTGCTGGTCGCCCTGCTGCTGGTCGTCGTCCTCGTCGCCCTGTGGTGGTTCCTGCGCGGGGAGGACTACTACCCCCTCGTGATGTGGGTCGCCGGCGCCGTGGCGCTCGGGCTCGCGGTCTGGCTGGTCGCGCTGCCGATCCTGGAGTGGAACGCCGAGCGCTACGTCATCACCAACCGGCGGGTCGCCCACCGCACCAGCATCCTCAACCGCAAGGGGCGCGACATCCCCCTGCACCGGGTCAACGACATCTCTATGGAGAAGAGCCTGCTGGACCGGATGTTCGGCTGCGGGACGCTGGTCATCTCCGACGCCACCCAGCAGCAGGGCATGGTGCTGCATGACATCCCCCAGGTCGAGAGCGTCCAGGTGCGGCTGCACAACCTGCTCTACGACGCGGACGACGGCTCGGACGACGGGGAGCACCCGCCCAACGAGCCGCCGCGCTCACGCGGGCGCCGCTGA